In Syngnathus acus chromosome 5, fSynAcu1.2, whole genome shotgun sequence, a genomic segment contains:
- the LOC119122691 gene encoding protein unc-119 homolog B-like — MKGAKAHSDAPVADNISGPPRDRKPGGGVLKRLKSRRNQVDPRPVTEEDLQARNGCVTPEDVLGLRVATRGYLCKPEDNVYNVDFVRFKIRDLETGTVLFEIAKPPHSEEDNENRASDASAGRFVHYQFTPAFLRLMTVGATVEFTVGNRPLSNFRMIERHYFRDRLLKSFDFDFGFCIPNSRNTCEHIYEFPQLSESLVRQMVNCPSETRSDSFYFVENRLVMHNKADYAYNRRQ, encoded by the exons ATGAAGGGAGCCAAAGCCCACAGCGACGCACCAGTAGCTGACAATATCTCCGGCCCACCAAGGGACCGCAAGCCGGGTGGAGGGGTTCTAAAGAGGCTCAAGTCACGGAGGAATCAGGTGGACCCCAGGCCCGTCACTGAGGAGGACCTGCAAGCGCGGAACGGATGCGTCACGCCGGAGGATGTCCTTGGACTGCGGGTGGCCACACGAG GCTACCTCTGTAAACCCGAGGACAATGTTTATAACGTCGACTTTGTACGCTTCAAGATCCGAGATCTGGAGACGGGCACTGTTTTGTTTGAGATCGCCAAACCGCCACACTCAG AAGAGGACAACGAAAATCGAGCGAGTGATGCAAGCGCGGGCCGCTTTGTACACTACCAGTTCACCCCGGCTTTTCTACGTCTGATGACCGTGGGAGCCAC AGTGGAATTCACAGTCGGGAACCGACCTCTCAGCAATTTCCGAATGATCGAGCGGCACTACTTCCGAGATCGCTTACTGAAAAGCTTCGACTTTGATTTTGGCTTCTGCATCCCGAACAGTCGGAATACGTGTGAGCACATCTACGAGTTTCCTCAGCTGTCCGAGAGCTTGG TTCGTCAGATGGTGAACTGCCCCTCCGAGACTCGCTCTgacagcttttattttgtggagAACAGACTGGTCATGCACAACAAGGCGGACTATGCTTATAACAGAAGACAGTGA